The Syntrophorhabdaceae bacterium DNA window GATATAGAGCTTGTGTATTCACTTTCAGATGGCAAAATTAATGTCAATGCCGATGCAGTTCAGATAGAGCAGGTTTTAATAAACCTGGTGGCAAATGCAAGGGATGCCATGCCTGAAGGAGGCACATTAACTATAAAGACTGCAACAACAAATCTTGAACAAAGATTTGTAGATATACACAAACATGTAAAGCCAGGGTCATATGCCCTTATTACCATTTCTGATACAGGAACTGGCATTTCAGAAGAACTCAAAGAAAAGATATTTGAACCCTTCTTTACCACAAAAGACATAGATAGAGGCACAGGTCTTGGTCTGTCAATAGTATATGGGATAGTAAAACAGCATAATGGCTACATAGATTTAGAAAGCAAACTTGGACAGGGGACTACCTTTAAGGTTTATCTTCCCCTGGCAGAAGAAGATATAAAGCCATCAGAGATAGAGGAAAAGAAAGAAATAGAAGGTGGTAAAGAGATTATCTTGCTTGCCGAGGATGATGAGATGGTAAGAATCTTTGAGAGGGATATCCTTAAGGGAAAGGGCTACAAGGTAATAGAGGCTATAAATGGAGAAGATGCAATTACAAAATTCCATTTGCAAAAGGATAAGATAGACCTTGTCATCCTTGATGTGGTTATGCCCAGAAAAAACGGAAAAGAGGTTTATGACGAGATAAGAAAGATAGACCCTCATGTGCCTGTATTATTCGCAAGTGGTTATACCTTTGATATCATAGAGCAAAAAGGCATTGAAATGGGTAAGGCAGAGATTATACAAAAACCCATTGCCATTGATGTTCTTTTGAGAAAGGTAAGGGATATCCTTAATAAAAAGAACAAAAAGACAAAAGAGATTAATTAGGGTTTTTAAAGCCCAGTTATTGAGGTTTTTTCGAGGATTTCATTTTTTAACCCCTCATTGTAGATATTGTAATCATTCCTCCCTGTCTTCTTTGCCTCATACATGGATATATCAGCAAGCTTGATAAGTGTTTCTACATCTCTACCATCATCAGGATATATGGCAATGCCTATACTGGTGGTGACATTTATAACATTTCCATTCACTATAAAAGATTCTCTAAAGGAATTGACGATCTTTCTTGCCACAGACTCTACATATTCCAGAAATGATATGCCGGGAACGATGATTAGAAACTCATCGCCTCCCATACGTGCAACTGTATCGCTTTTTCTAAGTATCTTTAAAAGGCGGTTTGATACTGATTTGAGAAGCTCATCACCTGCATTGTGTCCGAGGGTGTCATTTATCTGTTTAAATCTATCGAGGTCAAGAAGCATCACAGCGACCTTTTTTTTGTTTCTATCGGCGTTGGACATGGCAAGACTTAATCTGTCATTAAAAAGGGGCCTGTTTGGCAGGCCTGTCAAGGCATCATAGTATGCAAGTCTCTTTATTATCTCCTCCGCCTCTTTTCTCTCTGTAATATCCTCAATGGTCCCTTCATAATACATAACTTTACCTGACTCATCCCTCACAGACCTTGAATTTAAAGATACCCAGATAATACTTTTGTCTTTTCTGTAAAGCCTTGTTTCAAATGCCTGTAAGGTATCATATTTATTGAGTCTCTCGAGAAATTCCTTTCTATCATGAGGATTAGCGTATATTTCATGGGATATATCCTTGCATGTCTCTATCATCTCCTCAGGAGAAGAAAAGCCAAGCATACTTGCGAGAGCAGGATTTGCGCTCAAGAAAC harbors:
- a CDS encoding ATP-binding protein; the protein is DIELVYSLSDGKINVNADAVQIEQVLINLVANARDAMPEGGTLTIKTATTNLEQRFVDIHKHVKPGSYALITISDTGTGISEELKEKIFEPFFTTKDIDRGTGLGLSIVYGIVKQHNGYIDLESKLGQGTTFKVYLPLAEEDIKPSEIEEKKEIEGGKEIILLAEDDEMVRIFERDILKGKGYKVIEAINGEDAITKFHLQKDKIDLVILDVVMPRKNGKEVYDEIRKIDPHVPVLFASGYTFDIIEQKGIEMGKAEIIQKPIAIDVLLRKVRDILNKKNKKTKEIN